From Maridesulfovibrio ferrireducens, a single genomic window includes:
- the cls gene encoding cardiolipin synthase: MEWNLLFGHFAIVCGFLLAAILVMSILRKQRTSSAAFAWLMVIFFAPYIGVPLYLALGGRKLKRDARTKENIHLVGQETLPLEKADPIDALLREYDIPGATCGNKVRLCQDGVETYNELVNLIDTAEHQILITTFILSRDEIGKAIVDKLAKKAASGVTVRLLLDDIGSLFTSRKFLAPILQNGGKVAYFMPVLRAPFHGRTNLRNHRKIAIADQKLVLAGGTNIAKEYIGPTPFKDRWTDLSFVLKGPAVRHYLEVFQSDWEFAAHETVNIIPPCLKGSAISGEGVVQVVPSGPDVPKDPVHDALLTAAYTAEKRLWIVTPYYVPDEALAQALRLAAQRGVDLRVLVPAKSNHKLADLARGTHLRELAECGGKVIKYPHMVHAKVIVVDDRLAVVGSANMDMRSLFLNYEIVMFSYSKAEIKPVHDWVEGLMNEGRQGVQQVGPIRDTAEGIARLIAPLL; encoded by the coding sequence ATGGAATGGAATTTACTTTTCGGGCATTTTGCGATCGTTTGCGGTTTTTTGCTTGCCGCAATTCTTGTAATGTCCATTCTGCGTAAACAAAGAACCTCATCCGCAGCATTTGCGTGGCTGATGGTTATCTTTTTCGCTCCTTATATAGGTGTTCCGCTCTACCTTGCTTTGGGTGGACGCAAACTTAAACGAGATGCTCGCACCAAAGAAAACATTCATCTAGTCGGACAGGAAACCCTCCCTCTGGAAAAGGCTGATCCCATTGATGCTCTTCTGCGCGAATATGATATTCCCGGGGCAACCTGCGGTAATAAAGTCCGTCTTTGTCAGGATGGAGTTGAAACTTACAACGAACTGGTTAATCTGATCGACACAGCTGAGCACCAAATCCTGATCACAACTTTCATTCTTTCCCGCGATGAAATCGGAAAAGCAATTGTAGACAAACTGGCAAAAAAAGCAGCAAGCGGCGTTACAGTACGACTGCTGCTCGATGATATAGGGTCACTCTTCACCTCCAGAAAATTTCTGGCTCCCATACTTCAAAACGGCGGTAAGGTAGCCTATTTCATGCCTGTTTTACGAGCCCCTTTTCATGGACGAACCAATCTGCGAAATCACCGCAAAATAGCCATTGCCGATCAGAAACTTGTTCTCGCCGGCGGAACAAATATCGCCAAAGAATATATCGGTCCCACTCCTTTTAAAGACCGCTGGACAGATCTTTCCTTTGTCCTGAAAGGCCCTGCGGTGCGCCATTATTTAGAGGTCTTCCAATCTGACTGGGAATTTGCCGCACATGAAACAGTTAATATCATTCCGCCCTGCCTGAAAGGTTCCGCCATCAGCGGAGAAGGTGTTGTGCAGGTGGTGCCATCGGGGCCGGATGTTCCTAAAGACCCTGTTCATGATGCTCTGCTCACTGCGGCTTATACTGCTGAAAAAAGACTCTGGATTGTAACTCCGTACTATGTGCCTGACGAGGCTCTTGCTCAGGCGCTTAGACTTGCTGCTCAACGCGGTGTTGATTTAAGGGTGCTGGTCCCGGCTAAATCCAATCATAAACTTGCCGACCTTGCCCGTGGCACACATCTGCGAGAATTAGCAGAATGCGGTGGAAAAGTTATCAAATATCCGCACATGGTACACGCTAAAGTTATTGTAGTTGATGACAGACTCGCCGTTGTAGGTTCAGCAAACATGGACATGCGCAGTCTATTTCTGAACTATGAAATAGTAATGTTCTCATATTCCAAAGCAGAAATTAAACCTGTTCATGACTGGGTTGAAGGGCTTATGAATGAAGGAAGGCAGGGAGTTCAGCAGGTTGGCCCAATACGTGACACAGCTGAAGGCATAGCCAGGTTGATAGCTCCGCTTCTATAA
- the chrA gene encoding chromate efflux transporter, giving the protein MKRDNPISKASFTSIFITFLKLGLTAFGGPAMIPYIRKEVVDNKKWVSEEDFSAGTALAQLVPGATAMQVTAWAGLNTRGISGSFVAYLGFGLPAFVMICALSAAYISLDHIPAVESMFAGLKAVVTALIAHAAINFSIRYLSRNSAKVMALTVGCWLAFRGNPITILVIMCTLSALFFTDITGQPSKKHSQIKSGLKGPLFLTAGFLLFLAVLFLTENKFFPLAFTMAKVDLFAFGGGYVSLPIMLHEVVNNYHWMTQSVFMDGIALGQITPGPVVMTSAFIGYMLDGVLGAAVATISVFAPSFIMINLVAPFYDRLRSSALLQRALYGSLISLVGLMAAMAGQFLLTVKPQAGDIVILVTAFVLLRRGTNIILVVPCCALLSLLFGTIL; this is encoded by the coding sequence ATAAAGAGAGACAATCCTATTTCTAAAGCATCGTTTACCTCAATCTTCATCACTTTTCTTAAACTTGGACTGACCGCTTTCGGCGGACCTGCCATGATCCCTTACATCCGAAAAGAAGTTGTGGACAACAAAAAATGGGTATCAGAAGAAGACTTTTCAGCCGGAACTGCTCTGGCTCAACTGGTGCCCGGAGCGACCGCAATGCAAGTTACAGCATGGGCAGGCCTGAACACGCGTGGGATTTCAGGCTCTTTCGTCGCATATCTGGGATTCGGGCTTCCTGCTTTCGTTATGATTTGCGCCCTGTCCGCAGCGTACATATCTCTTGATCACATCCCTGCCGTCGAATCAATGTTCGCCGGGTTGAAAGCCGTTGTTACAGCCCTTATTGCTCACGCTGCCATTAATTTTTCAATACGTTATCTGAGCAGAAATTCTGCAAAAGTTATGGCCCTTACGGTCGGATGCTGGCTCGCTTTCAGGGGTAACCCCATCACAATTCTGGTCATTATGTGCACCCTGTCAGCCCTTTTTTTTACTGATATCACTGGGCAACCTTCAAAAAAACATTCGCAAATCAAGTCCGGTTTAAAAGGCCCGCTGTTTTTAACTGCCGGCTTTCTTCTCTTTTTAGCTGTTCTCTTTCTCACAGAGAATAAATTCTTCCCGCTTGCTTTTACTATGGCCAAAGTCGACCTTTTTGCTTTCGGGGGCGGGTACGTATCCCTTCCGATAATGCTCCATGAGGTTGTAAACAACTATCACTGGATGACTCAATCCGTATTTATGGACGGCATTGCACTAGGCCAGATTACTCCCGGGCCTGTAGTTATGACCTCAGCCTTTATCGGCTATATGCTCGACGGAGTTCTCGGAGCAGCTGTCGCCACAATTTCTGTTTTTGCGCCATCATTCATCATGATCAATCTGGTTGCACCGTTTTATGACAGATTACGTTCTTCAGCTCTCCTGCAAAGAGCTTTATACGGCAGTTTAATCTCACTGGTCGGGCTTATGGCGGCTATGGCGGGACAATTTCTCCTGACTGTAAAACCTCAAGCCGGAGATATAGTTATACTCGTTACCGCTTTTGTATTATTAAGACGTGGAACAAACATCATTCTCGTCGTGCCTTGCTGTGCACTCTTGTCACTTCTTTTCGGAACGATCTTATAA
- a CDS encoding cyclic nucleotide-binding domain-containing protein → MGASSPNIKSFFKGQEIFKEGQESSVAYMIKKGAVNIYKVLNNEKIILARLGEGEIFGEMGIIAKGSRTANAEAAEYCDLVILTDQIILKLLDQCPKTVQYMIRLFVKRLARTGDMISAKGHRSNFTSICRIMNLSYQNHLNMPRDQAKKERNHDMGLEYNKLCKTIRGIILVSQGEIDTVINKLKSLRIVEISDIRTGRAFPDRFIQIVDPLNFPEITNNLFKELQKTAYTSTSELQIVDIYEIAEMLNSDPKVLYKKIANEDFPETMFLFDRCKVSEWASQKEPGYFSKVKKKKKSLEDLEDIEDIVFVDNSTLKEVFNRLGYHKLGVLMSIAEDDARKKILLNLARKIARIVQDEVRGSVDEAEAEDTVTELFELVREIKGGSKS, encoded by the coding sequence ATGGGGGCCAGCAGTCCGAATATTAAGTCCTTTTTCAAAGGTCAGGAAATTTTTAAGGAAGGACAGGAAAGCTCCGTTGCCTATATGATCAAAAAGGGCGCGGTAAATATTTACAAGGTCCTTAACAACGAAAAGATAATTCTTGCGAGATTGGGCGAAGGTGAAATTTTTGGGGAAATGGGGATAATTGCAAAAGGATCCCGCACCGCAAATGCCGAAGCCGCTGAATATTGCGATCTCGTTATTCTTACCGATCAGATAATTCTGAAACTTCTCGATCAGTGCCCTAAAACAGTCCAGTACATGATTCGTTTGTTCGTAAAACGTCTCGCGCGTACAGGTGATATGATTTCAGCCAAGGGCCATCGGAGTAATTTTACAAGTATTTGTAGAATTATGAACCTTTCCTACCAGAATCATTTAAATATGCCTCGCGATCAAGCCAAGAAAGAACGCAACCATGATATGGGGCTTGAGTATAATAAGCTTTGTAAAACAATTCGTGGCATCATTCTGGTTTCTCAAGGTGAAATAGATACTGTAATTAACAAGCTTAAAAGCCTCAGAATTGTTGAAATCAGTGATATTCGGACAGGAAGAGCTTTTCCTGACAGATTTATTCAGATTGTCGATCCTCTGAATTTTCCTGAAATTACCAATAATCTTTTCAAAGAATTGCAAAAAACGGCGTATACGTCCACCTCAGAACTGCAAATAGTTGATATATATGAAATAGCTGAGATGCTTAATAGTGATCCAAAGGTTCTTTATAAGAAGATCGCGAATGAAGATTTTCCAGAAACCATGTTCCTGTTTGACCGTTGCAAGGTAAGTGAATGGGCCTCCCAAAAAGAACCCGGGTATTTCAGTAAGGTCAAGAAAAAGAAAAAGAGCCTTGAAGATCTGGAAGATATTGAAGATATTGTCTTTGTGGACAACAGCACTCTTAAAGAAGTTTTCAATCGCTTGGGGTACCATAAATTAGGGGTACTCATGAGTATTGCAGAAGATGATGCCCGCAAGAAAATTTTATTGAATCTCGCTAGAAAAATAGCCAGGATTGTTCAGGATGAAGTTCGGGGATCGGTGGATGAGGCTGAAGCAGAAGACACCGTTACTGAGCTTTTTGAACTGGTGAGGGAAATAAAAGGGGGCAGTAAGTCGTGA
- a CDS encoding motility protein A, which translates to MNIATIIGILFGMAILAVATYTSTDSVGVFINIPGIAIVGGGTIAATFICYPLREVMRVLKVFMMAMGADELPLENYINVIVNLSKQVAAKGEENLEGSLKNIENEFLREGLQMLVDGYSKEEIKEILDNRIQQYHEQEHGAAGIYRTMAILSPAFGIIGTLIGLIAMMQGMGTNIGSIGPAMATALTTTLYGALFANMLFMPIAIKVENRIDEITLLMRVIRDGILFIKDKTPSAIVMDKLKGYLPPRKWATVKASK; encoded by the coding sequence GTGAATATTGCAACCATAATAGGTATCCTTTTCGGTATGGCCATTCTGGCTGTGGCTACTTACACCTCTACGGATTCTGTCGGAGTCTTTATCAATATTCCGGGTATTGCGATTGTAGGCGGCGGAACCATTGCCGCTACTTTTATCTGCTATCCTCTGCGCGAAGTTATGCGTGTTTTAAAGGTGTTCATGATGGCTATGGGAGCTGATGAACTGCCACTTGAAAACTATATTAATGTTATTGTGAATCTTTCCAAGCAGGTCGCAGCTAAAGGTGAAGAGAATCTGGAAGGAAGTCTTAAAAACATTGAAAATGAGTTCCTGCGGGAAGGGTTGCAGATGCTTGTGGATGGTTATTCTAAAGAGGAGATCAAAGAGATCCTTGATAACCGCATTCAGCAGTATCATGAACAGGAACACGGCGCTGCCGGTATTTATAGAACAATGGCGATTCTTTCCCCGGCATTCGGGATTATCGGAACTCTTATCGGTCTTATCGCTATGATGCAGGGAATGGGCACGAATATAGGTTCCATCGGTCCTGCAATGGCTACAGCTCTTACCACGACTCTTTATGGTGCTTTATTCGCAAATATGCTTTTCATGCCTATCGCGATTAAGGTTGAAAACCGGATTGATGAAATTACACTTCTTATGCGCGTAATCCGTGACGGTATCCTTTTTATTAAAGATAAGACTCCGTCAGCAATTGTTATGGATAAGCTTAAGGGGTATCTGCCTCCGCGTAAATGGGCGACAGTCAAGGCTTCCAAGTAA
- a CDS encoding OmpA family protein produces the protein MSDDFILNRKNKKKEDLGWALTLADMMMLLLCFFVMLIAIADIDESKYENVSDSLATAMGVKVPPKGIVEVKTEEGAPVVRRTISNEQRNLFQMQLEMARLVGREADALKIKLRADSVAIVLKGDVFFGLGKADLTGRAKSVLARIAPALAKSPYDVVVEGHSDNIPMFSKQFPSNWELSSARASAVARYLLANGFNKNRIKVLGMADTSPMWPNIDVKGKPIPDNQKRNRRVVLLIYPPKVGAAK, from the coding sequence ATGTCTGACGATTTTATATTGAATAGAAAAAATAAGAAGAAAGAAGATCTCGGCTGGGCTTTGACGCTGGCTGATATGATGATGCTTTTGCTATGCTTTTTTGTAATGCTCATTGCCATCGCTGACATTGATGAAAGTAAATATGAGAATGTTTCAGACTCTCTTGCAACAGCGATGGGCGTGAAGGTTCCGCCCAAGGGAATAGTTGAAGTTAAGACGGAAGAAGGCGCTCCTGTTGTCAGGCGAACAATAAGCAATGAGCAAAGAAATCTATTTCAAATGCAGCTTGAAATGGCCCGGCTTGTAGGTAGAGAGGCCGATGCTCTAAAAATTAAACTCAGGGCGGATTCTGTAGCAATAGTTCTTAAAGGTGATGTCTTTTTCGGGTTGGGCAAGGCTGATCTAACAGGTCGCGCTAAAAGTGTGCTGGCACGAATAGCTCCGGCCCTTGCTAAATCTCCGTATGATGTGGTTGTGGAAGGTCATTCAGATAATATTCCGATGTTTTCCAAGCAGTTCCCCTCTAACTGGGAACTCTCTTCCGCCAGAGCAAGTGCTGTAGCCAGATATTTGCTTGCAAACGGTTTTAATAAGAACAGAATCAAAGTTTTAGGAATGGCTGATACTAGTCCGATGTGGCCTAACATCGACGTGAAAGGGAAACCCATTCCTGACAATCAAAAGCGTAACCGGCGGGTTGTTCTCTTGATTTATCCTCCAAAGGTAGGGGCTGCAAAATAG